A DNA window from Coffea arabica cultivar ET-39 chromosome 6c, Coffea Arabica ET-39 HiFi, whole genome shotgun sequence contains the following coding sequences:
- the LOC113691960 gene encoding fructose-bisphosphate aldolase 6, cytosolic has protein sequence MSCYKGKYTDELIATANYIGTPGKGILAADESTGTIGKRLSSINVENVESNRRALRELLFTTPGALECLSGVILFEETLYQKSAAGKPFVDVLKEGGVIPGIKVDKGTVELPGTNGETTTQGLDGLAQRCQQYYTAGARFAKWRAVLKIGPNEPSQLAINENANGLARYAIICQQNGLVPIVEPEILVDGSHDIEKCADVTERVLAAVYKALNDHHVLLEGTLLKPNMVTPGSEAPKVAPEVIAEYTVRALQRTMPAAVPAVVFLSGGQSEEEATRNLNAMNRLKTKKPWSLTFSFGRALQQSTLKAWAGKEENIPKAQAAFLSRCKANSDATLGKYEGGASLGEGASESLHVKDYKY, from the exons ATGTCTTGCTACAAGGGCAAATACACCG ATGAGCTTATTGCTACTGCCAACTACATTGGCACCCCTGGGAAGGGTATCCTTGCCGCTGATGAGTCAACTGGCACAATTGGCAAACGTCTATCCAGTATCAACGTGGAAAATGTAGAGTCTAATAGGAGGGCTCTTCGTGAGCTTCTGTTCACAACTCCTGGTGCCCTTGAATGTCTCAGTGGAGTTATTCTCTTTGAGGAAACACTCTACCAGAAGAGTGCTGCGG GCAAGCCTTTTGTGGATGTGTTGAAGGAGGGCGGAGTCATCCCTGGAATTAAGGTTGACAAGGGTACTGTTGAGCTTCCTGGCACTAATGGTGAGACCACCACTCAGGGTCTTGATGGTCTTGCTCAGCGTTGCCAGCAATACTATACAGCTGGTGCTAGATTTGCCAAATGGCGCGCTGTGCTCAAGATTGGCCCCAATGAACCATCTCAGCTCGCCATCAATGAAAATGCCAATGGCTTGGCCCGTTATGCTATCATCTGCCAGCAGAATGGCCTGGTGCCTATTGTTGAGCCAGAGATCCTTGTGGATGGATCTCATGACATTGAAAAGTGCGCTGATGTCACTGAGCGTGTGCTCGCTGCAGTTTACAAGGCATTGAATGATCACCACGTTCTTCTTGAGGGAACCCTTTTGAAGCCCAATATGGTGACTCCTGGATCTGAAGCCCCTAAGGTTGCGCCAGAGGTGATTGCTGAATACACTGTCAGGGCATTGCAGCGCACCATGCCAGCTGCTGTTCCTGCTGTGGTGTTCCTGTCCGGTGGCCAGAGTGAGGAGGAAGCTACTCGTAACCTGAATGCCATGAACAGACTGAAGACGAAGAAGCCATGGTCCCTTACCTTCTCATTTGGACGTGCTTTGCAGCAGAGCACCCTAAAGGCTTGGGCTGGAAAGGAGGAAAATATTCCCAAGGCTCAGGCTGCATTCCTTTCAAGGTGCAAAGCCAACTCTGATGCTACCCTGGGGAAGTACGAGGGTGGTGCCTCATTGGGTGAGGGTGCTTCTGAGAGCCTCCATGTGAAGGACTACAAGTATTAG
- the LOC113692393 gene encoding trihelix transcription factor PTL produces MGWVQLQYRTLHKFKAFSCKDTIRFVYCVWWYKKEMEEHQYGMADLRQYMNGSRPLFAPIPPPPPDLLSGHRTLTVVPTQQHYHEMVMGRGVGHHHHHHHHHQDMVPSAGCGGALQHPEFRSDSSTSTTTPSIRCGLSTGAAIGFGSGGLEMEAGCGLGGGDGGTGRWPRQETLTLLEIRSRLDPKFKEANQKGPLWDEVSRIMSEEHGYQRSGKKCREKFENLYKYYKKTKEGKAGRQDGKHYRFFRQLEALYGDTSNAASVSENHLLGNSVRYNAVANNTTSVSNQEASFQAQKLSDSLSLSNSSDFDTTSSEDSDLQATVDNDSNEKRKKRSKGKRSWKAKIKDFIDSQMTKLMKKQEAWLENMMKTIEQKEQERMLREEDWRKQEAARVEREHRFWANERTWIESRDAAMMEALQKLTGKELVKASTTPDDQELMAAHGLQSMNKHHNDNGSETIPSFLKGDSWAECEITKLIQLRTNMEPRFQQIGCPEEILWEEIAAKMACVGYDRTPLMCKDKWDSVSSYLMKCSKKRKESSRFCCYVSNDSITCQGGNYSCDTNDDQGGPDQTVRHAPQNDQGASPPNGDTGHGMHDGCYRYLMGDAENLWENYGAKFSKGVNQ; encoded by the exons ATGGGATGGGTCCAACTCCAATATCGTACTCTGCATAAATTCAAAGCTTTTTCTTGCAAGGACACGATCCGG TTTGTGTACTGTGTATGGTGGTATAAGAAAGAAATGGAGGAGCATCAGTATGGGATGGCTGATCTGAGGCAGTACATGAATGGCAGCAGGCCTCTTTTTGCCCCAATTCCCCCGCCGCCGCCGGACCTCTTATCTGGACACCGGACTTTGACAGTAGTACCCACCCAGCAGCACTATCATGAGATGGTCATGGGCAGGGGGGTGgggcatcatcatcatcatcatcatcatcatcaggaTATGGTCCCTTCAGCTGGATGTGGTGGAGCACTTCAACATCCCGAGTTTCGCTCGGATTCTAGTACCAGTACTACTACACCCAGTATTCGTTGTGGGCTTTCAACCGGTGCTGCTATTGGTTTCGGTTCTGGAGGGCTGGAAATGGAAGCCGGTTGCGGGCTTGGTGGGGGAGATGGTGGAACTGGGAGGTGGCCGAGGCAGGAGACACTCACTCTTCTTGAGATCAGATCAAGGCTCGATCCAAAGTTCAAGGAGGCTAATCAGAAGGGTCCTTTGTGGGATGAAGTCTCAAG GATCATGTCGGAAGAACATGGATACCAAAGGAGTGGGAAGAAATGCAGAGAGAAGTTTGAGAACCTGTACAAGTACTACAAGAAAACTAAAGAAGGGAAGGCCGGCAGACAAGATGGCAAGCATTACAGATTCTTTCGCCAGCTTGAAGCCCTCTACGGTGACACTAGCAATGCAGCCTCAGTCTCCGAAAACCATCTACTTGGAAACAGTGTTCGATATAATGCAGTAGCGAACAACACTACTTCCGTATCCAATCAAGAAGCCAGCTTTCAGGCTCAGAAGCTCTCTGATAGCCTTAGTCTCTCTAACTCTTCTGATTTTGATACTACTTCATCTGAGGATAGTGATCTTCAGGCGACAGTGGACAATGATTCCAAtgaaaagaggaagaagagatcAAAGGGTAAGAGGAGCTGGAAGGCCAAGATAAAGGATTTCATTGATTCGCAGATGACGAAACTGATGAAGAAACAAGAGGCTTGGTTGGAGAACATGATGAAGACAATTGAGCAGAAGGAACAAGAAAGGATGCTAAGAGAGGAAGATTGGAGGAAACAAGAGGCCGCTCGGGTAGAAAGAGAGCATAGGTTCTGGGCTAATGAGAGAACATGGATTGAATCCCGTGATGCTGCTATGATGGAAGCCTTGCAAAAGTTAACGGGAAAAGAATTAGTGAAAGCTTCAACTACTCCTGATGATCAGGAACTGATGGCGGCCCATGGACTTCAAAGTATGAATAAACATCATAATGATAACGGAAGCGAGACCATCCCTAGCTTTTTGAAAGGTGATAGTTGGGCAGAATGTGAGATTACAAAGCTAATTCAATTGAGAACAAACATGGAGCCAAGATTTCAACAAATTGGATGCCCGGAAGAAATCCTCTGGGAGGAAATAGCTGCCAAAATGGCTTGTGTGGGCTATGATAGGACTCCACTCATGTGCAAGGATAAGTGGGATAGTGTTAGCAGCTATCTGATGAAGTGCAGTAAAAAAAGGAAGGAGAGCTCAAGATTCTGCTGTTACGTTAGCAACGACTCTATTACTTGTCAGGGAGGAAACTATTCGTGTGATACCAATGATGATCAAGGGGGCCCTGATCAAACAGTTAGACATGCGCCACAGAATGATCAAGGAGCTTCCCCTCCTAATGGTGATACTGGCCATGGAATGCATGATGGCTGCTATAGGTACTTAATGGGTGATGCCGAGAACCTGTGGGAGAATTATGGAGCTAAATTCAGCAAGGGGGTGAATCAGTAA
- the LOC113692210 gene encoding ethylene-responsive transcription factor ERF024-like — MSSSSSGTRSGNSASSTSESPLPGRRPMYRGVRRRKSSGKWVSEIREPRTPNRIWLGTFPTPEMAAAAYDVAALALKGPEAELNFPNSASSLPAPASASPRDIQAAAASAAAAAGAAMDALAGNAAALHAMNHTLADKTENLISPTPPDHQKDHEFIDEDLIFDMPNVLTNMAEGMLLSPPRLDIAGDETSTESMGAHDLWNHP, encoded by the coding sequence ATGTCAAGCTCGAGCAGCGGCACTCGCAGTGGTAACAGTGCCAGCAGCACTTCAGAGTCTCCTCTGCCTGGGAGACGCCCGATGTACCGTGGGGTGAGGCGTAGAAAGAGCAGTGGGAAGTGGGTATCGGAGATTCGGGAGCCAAGAACACCTAATAGAATTTGGCTTGGTACGTTTCCTACCCCTGAAATGGCGGCGGCGGCCTATGATGTGGCTGCACTTGCTCTCAAGGGTCCCGAGGCTGAGCTCAACTTTCCTAATTCAGCTTCTTCGTTGCCTGCCCCTGCCTCTGCTTCTCCACGAGACATTCAGGCTGCTGCAGCTAGTGCGGCCGCGGCTGCTGGTGCAGCAATGGACGCTCTAGCTGGTAATGCTGCTGCCCTCCATGCAATGAACCACACTCTAGCCGATAAAACTGAAAACCTCATTAGTCCAACACCACCTGATCATCAAAAGGATCATGAGTTTATTGATGAGGACTTAATCTTTGATATGCCAAATGTTCTAACCAACATGGCCGAAGGAATGCTTCTAAGCCCGCCACGCCTTGACATTGCTGGTGATGAAACTTCCACTGAAAGCATGGGTGCCCACGATCTCTGGAATCATCCCTAA